A window from Pseudomonas kribbensis encodes these proteins:
- a CDS encoding beta (1-6) glucans synthase — MQVTCVALQPLGLTMSASSRFPFLPYLFACLLGLFALCGFWYGLGKPVILPDVATPTHKLQCASYTPFDKDQSPFDVPFKLRPERMDADLALLATRFECIRTYSMTGLEALPELARKHGLKLMIGAWVNSNPVDTEKEVDLLIASANANPDVVSAVIVGNEALLRKEVTGAQLAKLINKVKSHIKQPVTYADVWEFWLKHPEVAPAVDFLTIHLLPYWEDDPSNIDVALQHVADVRQVFGNKFAPKDVMIGETGWPSEGRQRETALPSRVNEAKFIRGFVTLAEQQGWHYNLIEAFDQPWKRGSEGAVGGYWGLFDADRQDKGVLAGPVSNVPDWSRWLAIGGLIFFGTLVLGGRVRTTGSALVLPLLGALAACSIGAWANLAWLTTRFASEWVWVGLLTVLNLLVLAHAALTLSARTGWRERAFNAFERQAGWLVAAAGFAAAIMVLEMVFDPRYRSFASAAFILPALVYLCRPVPVARREIALLTFIIGACIAPQLFREGLQNQQAWGWALVSGLMVAALWRCLRIRNR; from the coding sequence ATGCAGGTAACATGCGTCGCTTTGCAGCCACTCGGCCTGACCATGTCCGCATCCTCCCGCTTTCCTTTTCTTCCTTATCTGTTCGCCTGCCTGCTCGGCCTATTTGCGCTTTGCGGCTTCTGGTACGGCCTCGGCAAACCGGTGATCCTGCCGGACGTCGCCACCCCGACCCACAAGTTGCAATGCGCCTCCTACACGCCGTTCGACAAGGATCAGTCGCCGTTCGACGTGCCGTTCAAACTGCGCCCGGAGCGCATGGACGCCGACCTCGCCCTGCTCGCCACCCGCTTCGAATGCATCCGCACCTATTCCATGACCGGCCTCGAAGCCCTGCCGGAACTGGCGCGCAAGCATGGTTTGAAGCTGATGATCGGCGCCTGGGTCAACAGCAACCCGGTGGACACCGAGAAGGAAGTCGATCTGCTGATCGCCTCGGCCAACGCCAACCCGGACGTGGTCAGTGCCGTGATCGTCGGCAACGAAGCTCTGCTGCGCAAGGAAGTCACCGGGGCGCAACTGGCGAAGCTGATCAATAAGGTCAAAAGCCATATCAAGCAGCCGGTGACCTACGCCGATGTCTGGGAGTTCTGGCTCAAGCACCCGGAAGTTGCGCCGGCGGTGGACTTCCTGACCATTCATTTGCTGCCGTACTGGGAGGATGATCCTTCGAACATCGATGTTGCCCTGCAACACGTGGCCGATGTGCGCCAGGTGTTCGGCAACAAGTTCGCCCCCAAGGACGTGATGATTGGCGAAACCGGCTGGCCGAGCGAAGGCCGTCAGCGGGAGACCGCGTTGCCGAGCCGGGTCAACGAAGCGAAGTTCATTCGCGGTTTTGTCACCCTGGCCGAACAGCAAGGCTGGCATTACAACCTGATCGAAGCGTTCGACCAGCCGTGGAAGCGCGGCAGCGAAGGCGCGGTCGGTGGTTACTGGGGACTGTTCGATGCGGATCGCCAGGACAAAGGCGTGCTGGCCGGGCCGGTGTCGAACGTGCCTGACTGGTCGCGCTGGCTGGCAATCGGCGGCTTGATCTTCTTCGGCACGCTGGTTCTTGGCGGTCGGGTTCGCACCACGGGTTCAGCGCTGGTGCTGCCATTGCTGGGCGCCCTCGCCGCTTGTTCGATCGGTGCCTGGGCCAACCTGGCATGGCTGACCACACGCTTCGCCAGCGAATGGGTATGGGTCGGCCTGCTGACCGTATTGAATCTGCTGGTGCTGGCGCACGCCGCGCTGACCTTGAGCGCCCGCACCGGCTGGCGTGAACGCGCCTTCAATGCGTTCGAACGACAAGCCGGCTGGCTGGTTGCCGCGGCCGGTTTTGCGGCAGCGATAATGGTGCTGGAGATGGTGTTCGATCCGCGCTATCGCAGCTTCGCGAGTGCGGCGTTCATTCTGCCGGCACTGGTTTACCTGTGCCGCCCGGTGCCGGTGGCCCGTCGGGAAATTGCCCTGCTGACCTTCATCATCGGTGCCTGCATTGCGCCGCAGCTGTTCCGTGAAGGCCTGCAGAATCAGCAGGCCTGGGGCTGGGCGCTGGTCAGCGGGTTGATGGTGGCCGCGTTGTGGCGCTGCCTGCGGATTCGCAACCGCTGA
- a CDS encoding glycine betaine ABC transporter substrate-binding protein: MKMRRLLGAGAALVLAMSSTFASAEKQTLNIGYVDGWSDSVATTHVAAEVIKQKLGYDVKLQAVATGIMWQGVATGKLDAMLSAWLPVTHGEYWAKNKDLVVDYGPNFKDAKIGLIVPEYVKAKSIEDLKTDDSFKNRIVGIDAGSGVMLKTDQAIKDYGLTGYTLKASSGAGMIAELTRAEKKNESIAVTGWVPHWMFAKWKLRFLDDPKGVYGAAETVNSIGSKELDAKAPEVAKFLKNFQWASKDEIGQVMLAIQDGAKPEAAAKDWVAKHPDRVAEWTK; the protein is encoded by the coding sequence ATGAAGATGCGACGACTTTTAGGCGCAGGTGCCGCTCTGGTGCTTGCGATGAGCTCCACTTTCGCCAGCGCTGAAAAACAGACCCTGAACATCGGTTACGTTGACGGCTGGTCCGACAGCGTCGCGACCACCCACGTGGCGGCCGAGGTGATCAAACAGAAACTCGGCTACGACGTGAAACTCCAGGCCGTCGCCACCGGGATCATGTGGCAGGGCGTTGCCACCGGCAAACTCGACGCCATGCTGTCGGCCTGGCTGCCGGTGACCCACGGCGAGTACTGGGCGAAGAACAAGGATCTGGTCGTCGATTACGGCCCGAACTTCAAGGACGCGAAAATCGGCCTGATCGTGCCCGAGTACGTCAAAGCCAAATCCATCGAAGACCTGAAAACCGACGACAGCTTCAAGAATCGCATCGTCGGCATCGACGCCGGCTCAGGTGTGATGCTCAAGACCGATCAGGCGATCAAGGATTACGGCCTGACCGGTTACACCCTCAAGGCCAGTTCCGGCGCCGGCATGATCGCCGAGCTGACCCGCGCCGAGAAAAAGAACGAATCCATCGCCGTGACCGGCTGGGTGCCGCACTGGATGTTCGCCAAGTGGAAGCTGCGCTTCCTCGACGACCCGAAAGGCGTGTATGGCGCGGCTGAAACCGTGAACAGCATCGGCAGCAAAGAGCTGGATGCCAAGGCGCCGGAAGTGGCGAAGTTCCTGAAGAACTTCCAGTGGGCCTCCAAAGACGAAATCGGTCAGGTGATGCTGGCGATTCAGGACGGTGCCAAACCTGAAGCCGCTGCCAAGGACTGGGTCGCCAAACACCCAGACCGCGTGGCTGAATGGACTAAATAA
- a CDS encoding DUF485 domain-containing protein, whose product MNDSIYLSIQNSPRFKELVKKRERFAWILSAIMLGLYSGFILLIAYGPQVLGTKISAGSSITWGIPIGVGLIVSAFILTGIYVRRANGEFDDLNNAILKEAQQ is encoded by the coding sequence ATGAACGACAGCATTTACCTCTCTATTCAGAACAGCCCGCGCTTCAAGGAGCTGGTGAAAAAAAGGGAAAGGTTCGCCTGGATACTCTCGGCGATCATGCTAGGGCTCTACTCCGGTTTCATTCTGCTGATCGCGTACGGGCCGCAAGTGCTCGGGACCAAAATCAGCGCCGGTTCTTCGATCACCTGGGGCATCCCCATCGGTGTCGGGCTGATTGTCTCGGCTTTCATCCTGACCGGCATCTACGTGCGCCGCGCCAATGGCGAGTTCGACGACCTGAACAATGCGATTCTCAAGGAGGCTCAGCAATGA
- a CDS encoding cation acetate symporter: protein MIRRLLALLSIAAFAPAAWAADALTGEVHKQPLNVSAIVMFVVFVGATLCITYWASKRNKSAADYYAAGGKITGFQNGLAIAGDYMSAASFLGISALVFTSGYDGLIYSIGFLVGWPIILFLIAERLRNLGKYTFADVASYRLGQTQIRTLSACGSLVVVAFYLIAQMVGAGKLIQLLFGLDYHVAVILVGILMCLYVLFGGMLATTWVQIIKAVLLLSGASFMALMVMKHVNFDFNTLFSESIKVHAKGEAIMSPGGLVKDPISAFSLGLALMFGTAGLPHILMRFFTVSDAKEARKSVLYATGFIGYFYILTFIIGFGAILLVSTNPAFKDAAGALLGGNNMAAVHLANAVGGSIFLGFISAVAFATILAVVAGLTLAGASAVSHDLYASVIKKGKANEKDEIRVSKITTVALGVLAIGLGILFESQNIAFMVGLAFSIAASCNFPVLLLSMYWKKLTTRGAMIGGWLGLVSAVGLMILGPTIWVQILHHEKAIFPYEYPALFSMIIAFIGIWFFSVTDKSAAAENERALFFPQFVRSQTGLGASGAVSH, encoded by the coding sequence ATGATCCGGCGTCTACTGGCTCTATTGAGCATCGCAGCGTTCGCTCCGGCCGCCTGGGCCGCTGACGCCCTGACCGGCGAAGTCCACAAACAACCGCTCAACGTTTCCGCGATCGTCATGTTCGTGGTGTTCGTCGGCGCGACCCTGTGCATCACGTACTGGGCCTCCAAACGCAACAAGTCGGCTGCCGACTACTATGCGGCGGGTGGCAAGATCACCGGTTTCCAGAACGGTCTGGCGATTGCCGGTGACTACATGTCGGCGGCGTCTTTCCTGGGGATTTCCGCGCTGGTGTTCACCTCTGGCTACGACGGCCTGATCTACTCGATCGGCTTCCTGGTGGGCTGGCCGATCATTCTGTTCCTGATCGCCGAGCGCCTGCGCAACCTGGGTAAATACACCTTTGCCGACGTGGCGTCCTACCGCCTCGGGCAAACCCAGATCCGCACGCTGTCGGCCTGCGGTTCGCTGGTGGTGGTGGCGTTCTACCTGATCGCGCAAATGGTCGGCGCCGGCAAGCTGATCCAGCTGCTGTTCGGCCTCGACTACCACGTTGCGGTGATTCTGGTGGGTATCCTGATGTGCCTGTACGTGCTGTTCGGCGGCATGCTGGCGACCACCTGGGTGCAGATCATCAAGGCTGTGCTGTTGCTGTCCGGTGCCTCGTTCATGGCGCTGATGGTGATGAAGCACGTCAACTTCGACTTCAACACCCTGTTCTCCGAATCCATCAAGGTTCACGCCAAGGGCGAAGCGATCATGAGCCCCGGCGGTCTGGTGAAAGACCCGATCTCGGCGTTCTCCCTCGGCCTGGCACTGATGTTCGGTACCGCCGGCCTGCCGCACATCCTGATGCGCTTCTTCACCGTGAGCGACGCGAAGGAAGCCCGCAAGAGCGTGCTGTATGCGACCGGTTTCATTGGCTACTTCTACATCCTGACCTTCATCATCGGCTTCGGCGCGATCCTGCTGGTCAGCACCAACCCGGCCTTTAAAGATGCGGCGGGCGCTCTGCTCGGCGGCAACAACATGGCGGCGGTGCACCTGGCCAACGCCGTGGGCGGCAGCATCTTCCTCGGCTTCATCTCGGCGGTGGCGTTCGCGACCATCCTGGCGGTAGTAGCCGGTCTGACCCTGGCCGGTGCTTCGGCGGTGTCTCACGACCTGTACGCCAGCGTGATCAAGAAGGGCAAGGCCAACGAGAAGGATGAGATCCGCGTTTCGAAGATCACCACCGTCGCACTGGGCGTGCTGGCAATCGGCCTGGGCATCCTGTTCGAAAGCCAGAACATCGCGTTCATGGTGGGCCTGGCGTTCTCCATTGCGGCGAGCTGCAACTTCCCGGTGCTGCTGCTTTCGATGTACTGGAAGAAACTGACCACCCGTGGCGCCATGATTGGCGGCTGGCTGGGTCTGGTAAGTGCGGTGGGCCTGATGATTCTTGGCCCGACCATCTGGGTGCAGATTCTGCATCATGAGAAGGCGATCTTCCCTTATGAGTATCCGGCGCTGTTCTCGATGATCATTGCGTTCATTGGGATCTGGTTCTTCTCGGTTACCGATAAATCGGCGGCGGCAGAGAATGAGCGTGCGCTGTTCTTCCCGCAGTTTGTGCGTTCGCAGACGGGGTTGGGGGCTAGTGGGGCGGTTTCGCACTGA